From the Variovorax paradoxus genome, the window GCCAGCGGCAGGCCGGCCTCGAGCAGGTCCCGCTGCGGCAGGAAGCTGCCGTGCCGCGCTTCGTCGGCCAGCCGTGCGGCACCGTTCTTCCACAGCATGTAGAACGGGATGCTCGTGACCATCAGGCCCAGCCGCTTCACGCGCGCGATGTCCTGCGCGGTGACGTGGCCCACGTGCTCCACCACCCAGCGCCGTCCTGCCAGCGGAAAGCGCGCGTCGATGGCCTCGAACACGTCGAGCACTTCGGCCAGCCGGTCGACCACCACGCTGTGCACGCGCAGGTCGTGCTCGGCGGCGAGCCAGGCGTAGTCGCTGAAGTCCTCGATGCGGTTGGCCCACTCGACGAAGCCCATCCAGCCGGTGTTGGGCAGCGCCCGGCGCACCGCGCTGGCCGCGGCCTTGTCGCCGCCCAGGCCGATGTAGACGCCGCTGACCGAGAGCATCGTGTCGCCGGTGCCGCGCCCGCGCGCATGGGAAAGCCAGTCGCGCATGGCCAGCCGCGCTTCGGTCACGTTCGACCAGGTCGGGCTCACGCACAGGCGCGTGCGCATGGTGAGGCCGCCCTCTTCCCACAGACGGCGGTACACGGCGATGGTCTCTGGCGACGAGCCATGGCCTTCGTAGATGCTGGTGGTGCCGCAGGCGTGGTACAGCGGCAGCGAGCGGCGCAGGCCCTCGAGCCGGTCGTCGAAGCCGAAGGCCGGCACCTGTGTGAGCACCGAGAACTCCACCAGCGGGCGCTTGTTGGTCTCGACGATCACGCCGTTGGGTTGCCCGTCCGGACCCAGCTCGATCTGCAGGCCGCTGCAGTCCGGGCAGGTGGTGTCGTCGATGCGGTGCAGCGCCAGCGCGCGGCTGTTGAGCGCGCTGTGCCCCGGCGGCACGCCCCAGTTGCCGAACAGGCCCGGGATGTACACGAGGTGGTCGGGCGCGACCGCGTCGAGCTCGTGGCGGTCGGGCATGCGGCCCTCGGCGAGGTTCGACGGCCCGCCGAAATAGAACGGCGGCTGGCCCACGGGCATGGTGACGATCCACGCGCCACGCGGCAGGCGCGCCGCCTCGGCCGCGACGACGGCGAGCACGTCGGCGATGTTCCTTGCATGCGCCAGGCTGGGGCGCAGCGTCTTCAGGCCTTCGCGCTCCATGTGCGCGTGCGCGTCGATGAGGCCCGGCACCAGCGTGCGGCCCGCCAGGTCGACCACCTGCGTGCCGGGTCCGCGCGTGCGCGCCACCCCGGCATTGCTGCCGGTGGCCAGCACACGGCCCTGCGCGAGCGCCACGGCCTGCGCGGGCGGCGCGCCCGGCACCATGGTCAGCACCTGGCCGTTCTCGAAGATCAGCTCAGCGTCTTGCATCGGCGCCATACCATGGGAAGAAGCGGTGCAGCAGCCATGCGAACAGCTGGTCGGCCAGGAAGCCGATGGCGCCGAGGTACAGCAGGCCGACGAACATGATGTCGACGCGGAACACCAGGTGCGCGAACGAGATCAGGAAGCCCAGGCCCTGCTCCGCACCCACCAGTTCGGCGGCCACCAGCACCACGAAGGACACCGCCGTGGCCTGCCTCAGGCCCGCGAACACGAAGGGCAGCGCGGCGGGCAGCGCCACCTGCACCATGGTCGCGAACGGGCTCGCACCCAGCGCCGCGGCCGAGCGCAGGTAGACCACCGGAATGTCGCGCACGCCGATGAAGGTGTTGACCCAGACCGGAAAGAACGCCCCCCAGGCGATCAGCATCACCTTCGACAGGTCGCCGAGCCCGAACCACACGATGGCCAGCGGCACGATGGCGATGGCCGGAATGGCGCGCAGGCCGTGCAGCACCGGGTCGGTGATCTGCCGCAGCGTGGCGTTGCGACCGGTCAGCACGCCCGCCGCCACGCCGAAGGTCGCTCCCAGCAGGAAACCCCAGAGCGCGCGCAGCAGGCTCGCGCCCACGTGCGGCCAGATCTCGCCGGTGCGGAATGTCATGTCCACCAGCACGCCGGCCACCTGGGACGGCGGCGGGAACATCTTGGGGTTGACGCCGGGCACCACGCGCGGCGCGATCTCCCAGGCCAGCAGGAAGGCGATGACGCCGGCCACGCCCAGCAGCAGCTGGCGCTGCCGGCCGCGCCGGCGCTGCGCCTGCTGCTCGCGGCGAAAGTCCTGCTCGATGGCCTGGCGGCGGTCGAGGGCAGCGTCCGGCCGCGGTGCGGCGTCGAGCCGGCGAAGGTCGTCCAGGGCGGCGCTCATGCGGAAGCCTCGTCGGTCTGCGCGAATGCCGCACCGATGCGCGCATACAGCTCGCCGAACGCCGGGTCGGCGCGGTCGCGCGGGTACGGCAGGTCGATGTCGACGATCTCGCGGATGCGGCCCGGATGCGCGCTCATCACCACCACGCGCTGTGCGAGGAACACGGCCTCCTCGATGTTGTGGGTGATGAAGAACACCGACAGCTTCAGCTCCTGCCAGATGCGCAGCAGCTCGCGCTGCAGGCTGGTGCGGGTCAGTGCGTCGATGGCGGCGAAGGGCTCGTCCATCAGCAGCACCTTCGGCTGCGTGGCCAGCGCGCGGGCCACCGCAATGCGCTGGCGCATGCCGCCCGAGAGCTCGACCGGATAGCGCGTGGCCGCATGCGACAGCCCCGTGAGCGCAAGCAGCTCGTCGGCGCGCCGGCGGCGTGCCTTCGCGTCGAGTCCCTGCATCTTCAGCCCGAACTCGATGTTGCTGCGCGCCGTGAGCCACGGGAACAGCGCGTACTCCTGGAACACCACGCCCCGGTCGGCGCCCGGCCCGCTCACGCGCCGGCCACCGGCCGTCACCGTGCCGGTGGTGGGCTGGATGAAGCCCGCGATGGTGTTCAGCAGCGTGGTCTTGCCGCAGCCGCTGGGGCCGATGGCGCAGACGAACTCGCCATCGCCGATGTCGAGGTCGACGCCGGTCATGGCCCAGTTGAGCTCGCCGCCCGAGGACGCATAGAGCTTCGAGGCATCGCGCACCCGCACGGCGGGCGGCGCGGCAGTCGCTGGCGCGTTCATCGTCAGGCCAGCGTGACGCGGTCGGGCGCGGCCGCCTTCAGTGCGTCGGCGTAGATGAGCTTGCGGTACAGCGCGCGCAGGTCTTCCTTCGGCGGCGTGGCCAGCCCGGCCTCGACCGCCCATTGCGCGTTGAGCACGAGGTCGTCGAGCAGGCGGTTGTCCAGCCGCACGCCGATGGAGACGGTGTCGAGCCCGGCCTTGGTGGTTTCCACCGTGGCCTTGGTGCGCTCGGCGACCAGCGCAACGGCGTCGGCCGCCTGTGCGCGATAGAACTTCTCGGCGTCCAGCAGGCTGCGAACGGCCGCCTCGACCAGCCTGGGCTTGCCCTGCACCAGCGACTCGCTGGCGGTGAGCACGTAGTGGCTCAGGAAGACCTTCTCCAGGCCGGTGTCGTCGAGTACCTGCACCTTGCCGCCGCTGTCGGCCACTGCTTTCTGCCCCGCGTCCCATCCCCAGGCGAAGGCGTCGATGTCGCCCTTGACGGCAGCGGTGACGGCGTCCGGCCCGCGCAGGTTGACGAGCGTGACGTCCTTCAACGCCAGGCCGTGCAGCGAGAGGAAACGGCTCAGGAAGTAGTGGCCGCTGGTGCCGATGGTCGTGGCCACGCGCTTGCCCTTGAGCTGCGCGCCGCTGCGGATGCCGCGGTCGGTGCGCGCCGCCACCACCATGCCGCTCGACAGCCGCGAGAACTCTGCGACGATCACGGCGGGCACCCCGTTGGCGCCCGCCAGTCCCACCACGCTGTCGGTGGAGGTGGCGAACTGCGCCTTGCCGGCCACCGCCGCATCGAAGGCCAGCCGGCCCGAGGTGAACTGGAGCGTCGTGGCCTCGATGCCGTGGTTCTTCCAGTAGTTCTTGCCGGTGACGAGGTACGGGATCGCCCAGCTGAAGCCCTGGCTCTCGGCAACCACGATCTTCTCGACGCCCGGCTGCTGGGCCCAGGACGGCGCGGCGGAGGCGGACAGCGCCAGGCCGGCGAGGCCGAGGCCGAACTGGCGGCGATCGAGGTGGCGGGGAAATTGCGAAGTGGTCATGCGGGCATCCGGAAAGGCAAGGAGAGAAACGAAGGAAGACGGGTCAGCCGTAGCCATGGGGGTTGGGCACGTCGCCCGCCAGCAGCCAGGCGCCGATGCCCTGGTGCCGGTAGTCGAGCGGGTCGTGCAGCGTGTGCACGCGCACGTTGCGCCAGTAGCGGTCGAAGCCGTGGCGCGAGGCGGTCGCGCGTGCGCCGACCAGCTCGAAGATCTGCGAGGTCACGTGCAGCGCGGTGCGCGCGGCCTGCGTCCGGGCCGAGGCCACGTCGATGGCCAGCGCGGCACGTTCTTCCGCCGTGAGCGCCGCGCCGCGGTCCCAGGCCTGCTGGAACCGGGCGTTGGCATGGTTCGACAGCGCCGTGGCGGCCTGCAGCGCCGACCACATCTCGCCGGCGCGCAACTGCAGCAGCCGGTCGTCCTGCGAGCGCTCCACGCCGGCCATCGGCCAGGGCTGGGTCTGCGTGCGCAGGTAGTCGATGGCTGCGCGCAAGGCGCCGAGGGCGTTGCCCAGGTAGATCTCGGTCAGCACGACCTGGCCGATGAGGTTGCGCAGCGTGGCGCGCGGGCTCGAGGCCACGCCGGGCGGACCGAGCACCTCGTCGTGCGCGATGCGCACGCGCTCGAACGACACGCTGCCGCTGTCGGTCTGGCGCTGACCCATGTTGTCCCAGTCGTCGTGCACGCGGATGCCGGCGCGCGAAGTCGGCACCACGGCGAACACCCGGTCGGTGGGGTCCCGGCCGAGCACGACCGAGATATTGAGCACGTCGGAATCGGTGGCGCCCGAGCAGAACGCCTTCGTGCCGTCGATCTCCAGGCCGTCGGCGGTGCGCACGGCGGCAAGCCGGGTGTCGCGCGCGTTCACCGCGTTGCCCCAGAACCAGCGGTGCTCGACCGCGCTGCCGAGGTAGCGCGCCTGTTGCGCCGCCGAGCCGAAGAGCAGCACGCTCGCCACCTGCAGGTGCTGGAAGCCGAACAGGTGCGCCAGCGAGCTGTCGGCCTGCGCGAGACGGCGGATGGCGCGGAAGATCAGCGGCCAGCCGGCCTCCAGCCCGCCGAAGGCGCGCGGAATGGCCAGCGCCAGCAGCCCGCTTTCGCGCAGCAACCGGCGCTCGGCCAGGGCGGTGCCGCCGGCACGGTCGCGCTGCGCCGCGGTGGCCGCAAGCGCATCGGCAAGCGTGTTCACGGCGGAGGTGAATTCGCCGAATTCCTCGGCGAACGGGTCCGCGAACGAAGCGGTGGACAGGGAGAAAGACGGGGATGAGGGAGAAGAAACCACGGGAATTCCGGCGAGCCGCCAAGGGAGCGAGGAACACCGCTCGAAGGAGAAGCGACGGAGTCTAGAAACGGAAGTCCTCGTCCGGAACGAAGAAAAGCGCATGAGTACATGCGGAGATCGTTCGGAGCGCACGGCCGCTTTCGGGCAGCCGCAACCCGGGTGCACGGCGGGGCGCAAGCGCTGCCGCGACTGCATCGGACCTCCGGGGCTGGTACATTTCCCCGGCCTCGCAAACCAAAGGGATATCGGTGTCACTCGCAGCGGCCATGGCCGGACTTTCCATCCTCGTCATCGGGGACAGCCACCTCGCACAATCCAACTACCTGATCTCGTCGCTGCACGACAACCTGCTGCGCCAGGGCGCGACGGTGCATTCGATCGGGGTCTGCGGCGTGTTGCCCTACGACTGGACGGTGTCCAAGGTCGGCACCTGCGGCGGCGCCGAGCGCATCGGCAACCGTCCGCCGGTGGAAAGCAGCACCGGCAAGACCACGGCCGTGGCGCAGCTCATCCGGCAGGAGCGCCCCGACCTGGTGCTGGTGGTGCTCGGCGACACCATGGCCGCCTACAAGCAGCCCGATTTCCCGATGAACTGGGTGTGGCAGCAGGTGGGCTCGCTCACCGGCGCGATCGCGGCAACCGGCACCCGCTGCGCCTGGGTCGGCCCGGCCTGGGGCCAGGAAGGCGGCAAGTACGGCAAGACCTACGCCCGCGTGGAGCTGGTCAGCCGCTTCCTGGCGACCAACGTCGAACCCTGCACCTACATCGATTCCCTCGAGATGTCCCGCCGCGGCCAGTGGCCGACCATCGACGGGCAGCATTTCAGCTCGAACGGCTACCGCGCCTGGGGCGACGGGATCGCCAAGGCGGTGGCGAAGCTGCCGCTGCCGGCCGCCACCAACCCGAACGCCGCCGGCGCCGCACGCCAATGAACCGCGCGATCCGCCTGCCGCTGCTTGCGGCGCTGTATACGCTCGTGCCGGTGGCCACCGTTGCCGCGCCCAAGCTGTACGACACCGGGCCGGCGCAGGACCTGGCGCTGGTGCGCTTCGTCAACGCCAGCGCGCAGCCGCTGACGGTGCAAAGCGGCAGCAACAGCGGTGGCGCCAAGGCCAGCATCGTGGTCGCGCCTGCCGCCCCCGTCACCGACTACCAGCCCGCGCGTTCCGACGCGCCCGTCACCGGCCAGTGGCAGTCGGGCAGCCGCACGCTGCCGATCTCGCTGCGCGTGAAGGCCGGCGGCTCGGCTTCGGCCGTGGTATGGACCGACGGGAGCGGCAACCTTGCGGGCACCAGCTTCACCGAGGAGCCGCCGGCCTTCGACCCGCTGCGCGCCTCGCTCGCGTTCTACAACGCCGATGCGCGCTGCACGGCCGCATCGCTGGCTTCCAGCCCGGCCAAGGTCGCCATCTTCGAGAAGCAGGCCGCCGCGGCCAGCGCCCGCCGCGCGATCAACCCGGTCAGGCTGGTGGTCGAGGCGTCGTGCAACGGCCAGCCGGTGGAAGGCACGGTCGACCTCGGCTCGCTGCAGGCGGGCCAGCGCTACAGCGTGTTCCTCGTTCCCGCCGGCAGGAACGCCAGCCGGCTGATCGGCCTGCAGGACCGCATCGCACGCTGACGGCCCGTGGTCTTCGCTTCGCTCGAATTCCTCGCGGTCTTCCTGCCGTTGTTCCTGCTGCTGTACGCGGCAACGCCGGCGCGGGCGAAGAACGCGCTGCTGCTGGCGGCCAGCTGGCTGTTCTACGGCTGGTGGAGCCCGCTCTTCCTGCTGCTCTTCATCGCGCTCACGGCACTGGCATGGGCTGGCGGACTGATGGTCGAGCATGCGCCGCCGCGGCGGCGCAAGGCGGTGCTGGTGGTGCTGATCGCCGCCAACCTCGGCGTGCTCGCATGGTTCAAGTACGCCAACATCGTGGTGGAGACCTTCAGCGCGGCCATCGTCCACGCGGGCGCGATGCCGCTCGCCTGGCAGCGCATCGCGCTGCCCATCGGGCTGTCGTTCACCGTGCTGCAGGCGATCTCGTACTTCGTCGACATCCATCGCGGCAGGTTCCGGGCCGAGCGCCGCCCGGTCGACTTCGCCACCTACCTCGCGATGTTCGGCCACCTGGTGGCGGGGCCGATCATCCGGTACGACTGGATCCGGCAGCGCCTCGCGCACCGGTCGATGCGATGGTCGGGCTTCTCCCGCGGCGCCCGCCGCTTCATGATCGGCATGGCCATGAAGGTGCTGGTGGCCGACACGCTCGCACCGGTGGCCGACCAGGTCTTCGCATCGGCCGACCCCAGCTTCGCCGACGCCTGGCTCGGCTGCCTGGCCTACTCGCTGCAACTGTTCTTCGACTTCGCGGGCTACAGCGCGATGGCGATCGGCATCGGGGCGATGCTGGGATTCCGCTTTCCCGAGAACTTCAACGCGCCCTACCTGGCGCGCAACGTCGCGGAGTTCTGGCGGCGCTGGCACATCTCGCTGTCTTCGTGGCTGCGCGATTACCTCTACGTGCCGCTCGGCGGCAGCAGGCGCGGCAACGGCCGCACGGTGGCCAACCTGATGCTGACCATGGGCATCGGCGGACTCTGGCATGGCGCGGACAGCTGGAACTTCCTCTACTGGGGGCTGGCGCACGGTGCGGCGCTGAGCGTGGTGCACCTGTGGCGCCAGCGCGGCCCTCGCCTGCCCGCGCCGCTCGCCCATGCGGCCACGCTGCTGTTCGTGATGCTGGGCTGGACCCTCTTCCGCTCGCCCGATCTCGCAACGGCCGGCGCCATGCTGGGCGGCCAGTTCGGCCTGCACGGCCTTGCGCTCGGTGACGCGCTGTCGAACACGCTGCGTGCACCGGTGGTGCTGGCGTACCTGCTCGGCATTGCGTGGGCGATCGCGCCGGCGGCGATGGCGCACCGCCGCCATGCAGGCACCGCTTTCGCGCTGGCGGCCGGCATCGCGCCCATTGCGGGGTTCCTGCTGTCGATGGCGCTGGTCGCCAGTCGCGGCACGGTGCCTTTCCTCTACTTCCAGTTCTGAAGATGGCCCGCTCCACCCGACGCCTCAGAGCACGCCTGCGCCGGGCCACCTCGGCCGCGTTCCTGGCGGCCATCGGCAGCGCCTTCATCGCGACGCTTCCGAACGTCGGCGGCGTGCTGGACCGCGCGAACATCTCCTTGCTGCACGACGCGGCGGCGCGGCGCGACCTCACGAAATCGCTGGTCACGACGCCGGTCACCGAGACACTCGCGCGCTGGCAGCGCGATGCCGGCTGGCTGGCGCTGCGCGACCTCGGCCCCGAAGTGAAGCGCGGCGAGGCCAACTGGCTCTTTCTCGACGAAGAGCTGCAGGTGCACCCCCAAGGCAACGCCCACGCGAACGCCCGTGCGGATGCGGTCCGGCAGGTCGCGCGCGGACTGGCCGAGCGGCACATCGCGCTGCTGGTGGTCGTCGTGCCCGACAAGAGCCGCATCGAAGCCGCGCACCTCGCGTCGCTGCGACGCCCCGGCGAACTCGCGACCCGGGCGCGCGACTGGACCGCACGGCTCGAAGCCGGGGGCGTGCCTGCGCTCGACCTCACGACGGCGCTGTCCGTGCCGGCAGGCGGGCCGTCGCCCTTCCTGCGCACCGACACGCACTGGAGCGAGCACGGCAGCATGCTCGCCGCGCAGGCCGTGGCACGCCGCCTGAAGGACATGCACGCGCTCGAGGGCGACCCGGTTCCCTCGGTGATCGTCTCGCGCCAGTCGCATTCGTCATGGGGCGACCTCGTGCGCCTTGCCGGCATCGACGGCCTGCCGCCTGCGCTCAAGCCCGCGCCGGACACGGACACGCAATCGGTCGTGGAAACGCGCAGCGACAGCACCGACCTGTTCGGCAGCGCGGCATTGCCGTCGACCGTGTTGCTGGGCACATCGTTTTCGCGGCGCAGCAATTTCCGGCCGTTCCTGCAATTGGAAAGCCAGTCGCTGGTGGCGGACTTCGCCATGGACGGCGGCGATTTCGCGGGCGCCGCGCGCGGCTACTTCGCGAGTGAATCGTTCGCGAAGAACCCGCCGCGCACCATCGTGTGGGAAGTGCCTGAACGCGCGCTGACGCAGCCCATCGGCGATGCCGAGAAAGCCTGGCTGCGCGCACCGCTGCCGGGCCGCTGACGCGCTTCAGCGCATGTAGCCGAGGTCTCGCACGTCGGAACGCACCGCTGCACGGTCGCCGCCGTGCAGCGGCAGGCTGATCAGAAGCTCCAGCCGGCGCCGCAGCGAGAACAGCATCTGGATCGCGTCGTGCGCGACCTTCTCGGGGTCGTCGCCGCCGGCCACGTCGGGGTAGTCCCACAAGGCGCCGTCGGGCTGGCCGGGCCAGCGCGGCTGGCGCCCCTCGGTGTCCTTGTCGAGCGTGATGACGAACTCGGCCGGCGTGCCGACCGATCGCGCCACGTCGTCCCAGCTGCGGGGCGCGTGCGTCGGAACGGGCATGCTCGCGCTCACCAAAGCACCGATGGCGGCGGGATGGAATTCGCGGCCGACCTT encodes:
- a CDS encoding amidohydrolase: MQDAELIFENGQVLTMVPGAPPAQAVALAQGRVLATGSNAGVARTRGPGTQVVDLAGRTLVPGLIDAHAHMEREGLKTLRPSLAHARNIADVLAVVAAEAARLPRGAWIVTMPVGQPPFYFGGPSNLAEGRMPDRHELDAVAPDHLVYIPGLFGNWGVPPGHSALNSRALALHRIDDTTCPDCSGLQIELGPDGQPNGVIVETNKRPLVEFSVLTQVPAFGFDDRLEGLRRSLPLYHACGTTSIYEGHGSSPETIAVYRRLWEEGGLTMRTRLCVSPTWSNVTEARLAMRDWLSHARGRGTGDTMLSVSGVYIGLGGDKAAASAVRRALPNTGWMGFVEWANRIEDFSDYAWLAAEHDLRVHSVVVDRLAEVLDVFEAIDARFPLAGRRWVVEHVGHVTAQDIARVKRLGLMVTSIPFYMLWKNGAARLADEARHGSFLPQRDLLEAGLPLAAGSDNIPVSLFTAVWASVARQERTTGRVIGPAQSLDRLQALQTVTRNGAFLSFEEDRKGTLAPGHWADIAVLNADPLGVPVDELAHIRAELTLVGGRVVHGQPPTDRISLPSS
- a CDS encoding acyl-CoA dehydrogenase family protein gives rise to the protein MVSSPSSPSFSLSTASFADPFAEEFGEFTSAVNTLADALAATAAQRDRAGGTALAERRLLRESGLLALAIPRAFGGLEAGWPLIFRAIRRLAQADSSLAHLFGFQHLQVASVLLFGSAAQQARYLGSAVEHRWFWGNAVNARDTRLAAVRTADGLEIDGTKAFCSGATDSDVLNISVVLGRDPTDRVFAVVPTSRAGIRVHDDWDNMGQRQTDSGSVSFERVRIAHDEVLGPPGVASSPRATLRNLIGQVVLTEIYLGNALGALRAAIDYLRTQTQPWPMAGVERSQDDRLLQLRAGEMWSALQAATALSNHANARFQQAWDRGAALTAEERAALAIDVASARTQAARTALHVTSQIFELVGARATASRHGFDRYWRNVRVHTLHDPLDYRHQGIGAWLLAGDVPNPHGYG
- a CDS encoding ABC transporter substrate-binding protein; the protein is MTTSQFPRHLDRRQFGLGLAGLALSASAAPSWAQQPGVEKIVVAESQGFSWAIPYLVTGKNYWKNHGIEATTLQFTSGRLAFDAAVAGKAQFATSTDSVVGLAGANGVPAVIVAEFSRLSSGMVVAARTDRGIRSGAQLKGKRVATTIGTSGHYFLSRFLSLHGLALKDVTLVNLRGPDAVTAAVKGDIDAFAWGWDAGQKAVADSGGKVQVLDDTGLEKVFLSHYVLTASESLVQGKPRLVEAAVRSLLDAEKFYRAQAADAVALVAERTKATVETTKAGLDTVSIGVRLDNRLLDDLVLNAQWAVEAGLATPPKEDLRALYRKLIYADALKAAAPDRVTLA
- a CDS encoding ABC transporter ATP-binding protein gives rise to the protein MNAPATAAPPAVRVRDASKLYASSGGELNWAMTGVDLDIGDGEFVCAIGPSGCGKTTLLNTIAGFIQPTTGTVTAGGRRVSGPGADRGVVFQEYALFPWLTARSNIEFGLKMQGLDAKARRRRADELLALTGLSHAATRYPVELSGGMRQRIAVARALATQPKVLLMDEPFAAIDALTRTSLQRELLRIWQELKLSVFFITHNIEEAVFLAQRVVVMSAHPGRIREIVDIDLPYPRDRADPAFGELYARIGAAFAQTDEASA
- a CDS encoding low molecular weight phosphatase family protein — protein: MQKRIGVIFVSRRNSLRSILAEACLTHLDPKRFSASSCGQPGKVGREFHPAAIGALVSASMPVPTHAPRSWDDVARSVGTPAEFVITLDKDTEGRQPRWPGQPDGALWDYPDVAGGDDPEKVAHDAIQMLFSLRRRLELLISLPLHGGDRAAVRSDVRDLGYMR
- a CDS encoding MBOAT family O-acyltransferase, with the translated sequence MVFASLEFLAVFLPLFLLLYAATPARAKNALLLAASWLFYGWWSPLFLLLFIALTALAWAGGLMVEHAPPRRRKAVLVVLIAANLGVLAWFKYANIVVETFSAAIVHAGAMPLAWQRIALPIGLSFTVLQAISYFVDIHRGRFRAERRPVDFATYLAMFGHLVAGPIIRYDWIRQRLAHRSMRWSGFSRGARRFMIGMAMKVLVADTLAPVADQVFASADPSFADAWLGCLAYSLQLFFDFAGYSAMAIGIGAMLGFRFPENFNAPYLARNVAEFWRRWHISLSSWLRDYLYVPLGGSRRGNGRTVANLMLTMGIGGLWHGADSWNFLYWGLAHGAALSVVHLWRQRGPRLPAPLAHAATLLFVMLGWTLFRSPDLATAGAMLGGQFGLHGLALGDALSNTLRAPVVLAYLLGIAWAIAPAAMAHRRHAGTAFALAAGIAPIAGFLLSMALVASRGTVPFLYFQF
- a CDS encoding cell division protein FtsQ, with the translated sequence MNRAIRLPLLAALYTLVPVATVAAPKLYDTGPAQDLALVRFVNASAQPLTVQSGSNSGGAKASIVVAPAAPVTDYQPARSDAPVTGQWQSGSRTLPISLRVKAGGSASAVVWTDGSGNLAGTSFTEEPPAFDPLRASLAFYNADARCTAASLASSPAKVAIFEKQAAAASARRAINPVRLVVEASCNGQPVEGTVDLGSLQAGQRYSVFLVPAGRNASRLIGLQDRIAR
- a CDS encoding SGNH/GDSL hydrolase family protein, producing MSLAAAMAGLSILVIGDSHLAQSNYLISSLHDNLLRQGATVHSIGVCGVLPYDWTVSKVGTCGGAERIGNRPPVESSTGKTTAVAQLIRQERPDLVLVVLGDTMAAYKQPDFPMNWVWQQVGSLTGAIAATGTRCAWVGPAWGQEGGKYGKTYARVELVSRFLATNVEPCTYIDSLEMSRRGQWPTIDGQHFSSNGYRAWGDGIAKAVAKLPLPAATNPNAAGAARQ
- a CDS encoding ABC transporter permease translates to MSAALDDLRRLDAAPRPDAALDRRQAIEQDFRREQQAQRRRGRQRQLLLGVAGVIAFLLAWEIAPRVVPGVNPKMFPPPSQVAGVLVDMTFRTGEIWPHVGASLLRALWGFLLGATFGVAAGVLTGRNATLRQITDPVLHGLRAIPAIAIVPLAIVWFGLGDLSKVMLIAWGAFFPVWVNTFIGVRDIPVVYLRSAAALGASPFATMVQVALPAALPFVFAGLRQATAVSFVVLVAAELVGAEQGLGFLISFAHLVFRVDIMFVGLLYLGAIGFLADQLFAWLLHRFFPWYGADARR
- a CDS encoding alginate O-acetyltransferase AlgX-related protein, which produces MARSTRRLRARLRRATSAAFLAAIGSAFIATLPNVGGVLDRANISLLHDAAARRDLTKSLVTTPVTETLARWQRDAGWLALRDLGPEVKRGEANWLFLDEELQVHPQGNAHANARADAVRQVARGLAERHIALLVVVVPDKSRIEAAHLASLRRPGELATRARDWTARLEAGGVPALDLTTALSVPAGGPSPFLRTDTHWSEHGSMLAAQAVARRLKDMHALEGDPVPSVIVSRQSHSSWGDLVRLAGIDGLPPALKPAPDTDTQSVVETRSDSTDLFGSAALPSTVLLGTSFSRRSNFRPFLQLESQSLVADFAMDGGDFAGAARGYFASESFAKNPPRTIVWEVPERALTQPIGDAEKAWLRAPLPGR